The Toxotes jaculatrix isolate fToxJac2 chromosome 14, fToxJac2.pri, whole genome shotgun sequence genome window below encodes:
- the shhb gene encoding tiggy-winkle hedgehog protein gives MVLMRVMLSVSLCLLLAPVISGCGPGRGYGKRRHPKKLTPLTLKQFIPNVAEKTLGASGKYEGKITRNSERFKDLTPNYNPDIIFKDEENTNADRLMTQRCKDKLNSLAISVMNQWPGVKLRVTEGWDEDGHHSEESLHYEGRAVDITTSDRDKSKYGMLSRLAVEAGFDWVYYESKAHIHCSVKAENSLAAKAGGCFPGSSMVILADGRTKPMKELQVGDKVLAADQQGNLVFSDFLMFMDQDQQIAREFHVLETDEPRRRLTLTPAHLVFVMNSNSTNNSDIRAVFTSNVKPGQWLLVVGNERPDHLIPARVTRVYVEQYEGSYAPVTSHGTIIADQVLASCYAVIGDHDLAHWAFAPVRLWRSVVSLVGMVKEFSSVHQAEGVHWYPELLYHVGSWLMDSSSFHPHS, from the exons ATGGTCCTGATGAGAGTGATGCTGTCGGTGTccctctgcctgctgctggcGCCCGTCATCTCGGGCTGTGGACCGGGCAGGGGATACGGGAAGCGGAGGCACCCCAAGAAACTGACACCGCTGACTCTGAAACAGTTCATTCCCAACGTGGCAGAGAAAACCCTCGGAGCCAGCGGCAAGTACGAAGGCAAGATCACCCGCAACTCGGAGAGGTTCAAGGACCTGACTCCCAACTACAACCCCGACATTATTTTTAAGGATGAGGAGAACACCAACGCCGACCGGCTCATGACACAG AGGTGTAAGGACAAACTGAACTCTTTGGCTATTTCAGTCATGAATCAGTGGCCCGGGGTTAAACTTCGGGTGACAGAGGGCTGGGATGAGGACGGACATCACTCTGAGGAGTCTCTGCATTATGAGGGCCGAGCGGTGGACATCACCACCTCAGACCGAGACAAAAGCAAGTACGGCATGCTGTCAAGACTGGCTGTGGAGGCTGGCTTTGACTGGGTCTACTATGAGTCCAAAGCCCACATCCACTGCTCTGTGAAAGCAG AAAACTCGTTGGCAGCAAAGGCAGGAGGTTGCTTCCCTGGTTCATCCATGGTGATACTGGCAGATGGAAGGACTAAACCAATGAAGGAGCTCCAAGTTGGGGATAAGGTGCTGGCTGCTGACCAACAAGGAAATCTTGTTTTCAGTGACTTTCTTATGTTCATGGACCAGGACCAACAGATTGCACGAGAGTTCCATGTGCTGGAGACTGACGAGCCACGGCGCAGACTGACGCTGACTCCAGCTCACCTCGTCTTTGTTATGAACAGCAACAGTACCAACAACAGTGACATCAGGGCTGTGTTTACCAGTAATGTAAAGCCAGGACAATGGCTTCTTGTTGTTGGGAATGAACGGCCAGACCACCTCATCCCTGCAAGAGTTACAAGAGTTTATGTGGAGCAGTATGAAGGGTCTTATGCACCTGTAACCTCTCATGGAACCATCATAGCTGACCAGGTTTTGGCATCGTGCTATGCAGTGATTGGGGATCATGACCTTGCACACTGGGCTTTCGCCCCGGTTCGACTGTGGCGCTCAGTTGTGTCACTGGTTGGGATGGTGAAAGAGTTCAGCAGTGTGCACCAAGCAGAGGGCGTCCACTGGTACCCTGAACTTCTCTACCACGTGGGAAGTTGGCTCATGGACAGCAGCTCTTTTCACCCACACAGCTGA
- the atg10 gene encoding ubiquitin-like-conjugating enzyme ATG10 yields MSLCVLEEETFHRCCQLLLERSDQLRDGWSWEPVQGSQEGYLKKTALRSVVINSSSLWDRVGTGSHTSCRSWPDRQQQEKKQSGLVDADIIKGDTDDDGDYEDDGVCTVSEGSSQVLQCEYHILYSCSYCTPVLYFRAFTLEGRSLSLEEVWSSVHPNLRLPLQNSPLSTITQQEHPLLGQPFFMLHPCRTEDFMRPVLKAAEDQNRTVNYVLLWLSVVGPLVGLDIPLKYSIPQPQ; encoded by the exons ATGAGCTTATGcgtgctggaggaggagacctTCCATCGCTGCTGTCAGCTCCTTCTGGAGCGCTCAGACCAGCTGAGAGACGGCTGGAGCTGGGAGCCTGTCCAG GGTTCACAGGAGGGCTACCTGAAGAAGACTGCTCTCAGGTCAGTCGTTATTAATTCAAGCTCATTGTGGGACCGGGTTGGAACCGGTTCACACACTTCCTGTCGCTCCTGGCCTGATCGGCAgcaacaggaaaagaaacag tcTGGTCTTGTTGATGCTGACATCATCAAAGGTGAcacagatgatgatggtgattatGAAGATGATGGGGTCTGTACGGTCTCTGAAGGCAGCAGTCAGGTGCTTCAGTGCGAGTATCACATCCTGTACTCCTGCAGCTACTGTACTCCTGTGCTCTATTTCAGAGCCTTCACTCTTG AGGGGAGGAGCCTGTCATTAGAGGAGGTGTGGAGCTCCGTTCATCCAAACCTTAGGCTTCCACTTCAGAACAGTCCTCTCAGCACAATCACTCAGCAG gagcATCCCCTGCTGGGTCAGCCTTTCTTCATGCTCCACCCCTGTAGAACAGAGGACTTCATGAGGCCTGTGCTGAAGGCAGCTGAGGACCAAAACAG gaCAGTGAACTATGTGTTGCTGTGGCTCAGTGTGGTGGGTCCCCTAGTGGGTCTGGACATCCCCCTGAAGTACTCCATCCCGCAGCCTCAGTGA